Proteins encoded within one genomic window of Halocatena marina:
- a CDS encoding HAD-IIA family hydrolase: MDFRGVVVDLDGTVYQGNTLIPGVSDAIERLREQGLSVLFLTNNPTQTRETYAERLTTMGVRVGPEELLSAGTVTARYLATNHATDQVFVIGSSGLCEQLKDNNVKLTDEPDAADVVVTSYDYSFGYEDLANGLWALDGAASFVATDPDIVYPNDDGRPMPGSGAITNAVAGVAGREPDVVLGKPAPETIEVVLETLEYQPEDYLVVGDKIDTDIAFGERAGMTTALVRSGLANGTGPETASPPPDHVIDTLADITSIL, from the coding sequence ATGGACTTCCGGGGTGTTGTTGTCGATCTCGACGGAACTGTTTATCAAGGAAATACGCTGATACCGGGCGTTTCGGATGCCATCGAACGTCTCCGTGAACAGGGTCTTTCGGTTCTCTTTCTGACGAACAATCCCACACAGACGCGCGAAACGTACGCTGAGCGTCTTACCACGATGGGAGTTCGCGTCGGTCCCGAGGAACTTCTTTCGGCAGGAACCGTGACAGCGCGCTATCTGGCCACCAATCACGCAACAGACCAGGTGTTCGTCATCGGCAGTTCTGGACTGTGCGAACAACTGAAAGACAACAACGTTAAGCTGACCGACGAGCCCGACGCAGCTGACGTGGTCGTTACTTCCTACGACTACAGTTTCGGGTATGAGGATTTGGCAAACGGGTTGTGGGCACTCGATGGAGCAGCGTCATTCGTCGCCACCGATCCAGATATCGTCTATCCGAACGACGATGGTCGTCCAATGCCCGGATCGGGAGCCATCACCAACGCTGTCGCCGGGGTCGCAGGACGTGAACCAGACGTTGTCCTCGGTAAACCCGCTCCTGAAACGATCGAGGTGGTCCTCGAAACGCTCGAATATCAGCCCGAAGACTACCTCGTAGTGGGTGATAAGATCGATACTGACATCGCTTTCGGTGAGCGAGCGGGGATGACGACAGCACTCGTCCGTTCTGGGCTGGCCAACGGAACAGGTCCAGAAACTGCCAGCCCCCCACCGGATCACGTGATCGATACACTGGCCGATATTACCTCTATTCTATGA
- a CDS encoding ABC transporter ATP-binding protein, translating into MSGTPAIEATRLAKHYSDTVAVQDLHLSIPRGTVYGFLGPNGAGKTSTIRMLTTLTKPTSGEAKIAGHSVEDRQAVSPHIGYLPEEPPLYEELTAREQLSYMAGLRDLPEEATTERVEALLDRFDLAADADNRISTYSKGMKQKTGIIQALMHEPTVLFLDEPTSGLDPRAARTVRETIAGLADEDSTVFLSTHILPVVEEIADRVGVLHDGSLVAEGTPDSLTDRIETGSESSLEDVFLNLTTEAEFAAAGASR; encoded by the coding sequence GCCGTTCAGGACCTCCACTTGTCGATTCCTCGGGGGACCGTGTATGGTTTTCTTGGTCCCAACGGGGCGGGGAAAACGAGCACGATTCGGATGCTGACGACGCTCACGAAACCCACGAGCGGCGAGGCAAAAATCGCAGGTCATTCGGTTGAAGACCGTCAGGCAGTGTCACCGCACATTGGCTATCTCCCCGAGGAGCCACCACTGTACGAAGAACTCACTGCCCGCGAACAGCTCTCCTACATGGCCGGGTTGCGTGATCTGCCCGAAGAAGCGACGACCGAACGCGTCGAAGCACTTCTTGATCGATTCGATCTCGCTGCCGATGCCGACAATCGGATTTCGACGTATTCGAAGGGAATGAAACAGAAAACCGGTATCATTCAGGCACTGATGCACGAGCCGACGGTGCTCTTTCTCGACGAACCAACCAGTGGCCTCGATCCACGAGCGGCCCGAACCGTCCGCGAAACGATCGCTGGTCTCGCAGACGAAGACTCGACGGTGTTTCTCTCGACACACATCCTTCCTGTCGTCGAGGAGATTGCCGACAGGGTCGGCGTACTCCACGACGGTTCGCTGGTCGCCGAGGGAACGCCAGACTCACTCACAGACCGCATCGAGACCGGTTCCGAGAGCAGTTTGGAGGATGTCTTCCTGAACCTCACGACGGAAGCTGAATTTGCGGCTGCTGGTGCAAGTCGATGA